The following proteins are encoded in a genomic region of Bacillota bacterium:
- a CDS encoding response regulator transcription factor gives MDKKTILIVDDDANIRELLQLYLRDEYALVFAHDGSEGITLFRKQKPSLVVLDLMLPVINGWEVCRLIRQESDVPIIMLTARDGTADKVIGLDSGADDYIVKPFDPREVAARIRAHLRRRETAPPLRSKCVAVDDITVDIDAYEVRHLGKTVELKPREIQLLYFLLTHKNIAFSREQLLDQVWGYDYAGETRTVDVHIQRLREKLRGKARTWRIATVWGVGYKAEDY, from the coding sequence TTGGACAAAAAGACCATCCTGATCGTTGACGACGATGCCAATATCCGCGAACTCCTTCAGCTTTATCTCCGGGACGAATATGCCCTCGTTTTCGCGCATGACGGGAGCGAAGGCATTACCTTGTTCCGAAAACAAAAACCGTCACTCGTGGTTCTGGACCTCATGCTCCCGGTGATTAACGGCTGGGAGGTCTGCCGTCTGATCAGACAGGAGAGCGACGTCCCGATTATAATGCTCACCGCGCGCGACGGGACCGCCGACAAGGTGATTGGGCTCGATTCCGGCGCCGACGACTACATCGTCAAACCTTTTGATCCTCGGGAGGTGGCGGCCCGCATCCGCGCTCACTTACGCCGCCGGGAGACGGCGCCGCCGCTCAGGTCCAAATGCGTTGCGGTGGACGATATCACGGTGGATATCGACGCGTACGAGGTGCGCCACCTGGGAAAGACGGTCGAGTTGAAACCGCGGGAAATCCAGTTGCTTTATTTCCTGTTAACCCATAAGAATATCGCCTTCTCACGCGAACAGTTGCTTGATCAGGTCTGGGGTTATGATTACGCCGGCGAAACACGTACCGTAGATGTACACATCCAACGGCTTCGGGAAAAGCTGCGCGGCAAAGCCCGGACCTGGCGCATCGCCACCGTGTGGGGCGTCGGTTACAAAGCGGAGGATTATTGA
- a CDS encoding copper amine oxidase N-terminal domain-containing protein encodes MRKAIALLMVLVLIMSMGITAAWADENTGADNQTGDEVVVESMPETLPPADTVTDEAYLEEELGLSAEELGTEPLPEEQPPDEQERARLHESLKAFVYGELDDLGWNMPSLLATSRKLAVVARNRAAYFNSHPRVKADYIRLCDQVVRLNAHVVKNEEVKQRVYRNMAAAYVFLGCYHRAIACLERGLVVGAKNGDLKRDLKYLYKKIGGRNLKIFVNGIHPKFDVQPQIINGRTMVPLRALAEALGSDVVYNNGQINFNRGGKQINIYVNNTTATVGGKKVRMDQPARVVNGRTLVPLRFMSENMNADVDYDGQSGMITVEDNAATAGN; translated from the coding sequence ATGCGTAAGGCTATCGCGTTGTTGATGGTGCTGGTGTTGATAATGTCGATGGGAATTACAGCGGCGTGGGCGGATGAGAACACCGGAGCAGATAACCAGACCGGAGATGAGGTTGTTGTGGAATCAATGCCGGAGACCCTGCCCCCGGCTGATACGGTGACTGATGAAGCCTATTTGGAAGAGGAACTCGGCCTTTCCGCGGAAGAACTGGGCACGGAGCCGCTTCCGGAGGAGCAGCCGCCCGATGAACAAGAGCGGGCGCGTTTGCACGAATCACTTAAGGCTTTTGTTTACGGTGAGCTTGACGACCTCGGCTGGAATATGCCCAGCCTTCTGGCTACCTCACGCAAGCTTGCCGTCGTGGCAAGGAACCGTGCGGCTTACTTCAACAGCCATCCGAGGGTGAAAGCCGACTATATACGTCTGTGCGATCAGGTGGTCCGTTTGAACGCCCATGTGGTTAAGAACGAAGAGGTCAAGCAGCGGGTCTACAGGAATATGGCCGCCGCGTATGTTTTTCTTGGATGCTACCACCGGGCTATCGCCTGCCTTGAGCGGGGTCTGGTGGTGGGCGCCAAAAACGGCGACCTGAAGCGCGATCTTAAGTACCTCTATAAAAAGATAGGAGGCAGGAATCTTAAGATTTTCGTTAACGGTATACACCCGAAGTTCGACGTTCAGCCGCAGATAATAAACGGCCGCACCATGGTGCCGTTGCGTGCGCTTGCGGAAGCCCTCGGCAGCGACGTCGTCTATAACAACGGACAGATCAACTTCAACAGGGGCGGCAAGCAGATAAATATTTACGTCAACAACACCACGGCTACCGTCGGCGGGAAAAAGGTAAGAATGGACCAGCCGGCGCGGGTGGTTAACGGCCGCACCCTTGTCCCTCTTCGCTTTATGTCCGAAAACATGAACGCCGATGTGGACTACGACGGCCAGAGCGGTATGATTACAGTCGAAGATAATGCTGCAACGGCAGGAAACTAG
- a CDS encoding ATP-binding protein, translated as MRFSLFSKLVLIYLTITVLLTAAASFGLSRFFAHYFFEQKRDQLLAQGVKINSLVADYRTGRLDSAALKRSLDLIGYATNSRVYVLNIRGDSLTSLEAARTPAGLVEQDLFKDIEKILGGKTVFSYRRFISTLEMPVVFAGIPLTTGQETNGVILFLAPLTAVEKPLSAVNRVLIQSSLAVVVVAVLVIFLVSRRITRPIMDMSRAAARVAEGDYSQQILVRDRDEIGQLAQSFTIMQERLETMERMRRELIADISHELRTPLASIRGFVQGILDGVVRPEEKTRYLSLVLNETTRLTSLVSDLLELARVQAGAIHLEYSEVDPAALMAEVADSFSLPSAEKGIALQTTGPPRTIRIPADRNRLKQVLLNLVSNAVRYTPRGGTISLVLEEGPDGVTIKVADTGPGVPEEELPKIFEKFHRLDKSRDSATGGAGLGLAIVKQLVELHGGNITARNRKDGPGLEVSFNIPIKMPKTRR; from the coding sequence GTGCGTTTCTCCCTCTTCAGTAAGCTGGTATTGATTTATCTTACGATAACCGTTCTGTTAACCGCCGCTGCCTCCTTTGGGCTGTCGCGGTTCTTTGCCCACTATTTCTTCGAGCAAAAAAGAGACCAGCTTCTTGCCCAGGGAGTGAAGATTAATTCCCTTGTGGCGGATTACCGGACAGGCCGCCTTGACAGCGCGGCGCTGAAGCGGTCCCTGGATCTCATCGGCTACGCCACCAACTCGCGTGTATACGTGCTGAACATCCGCGGCGATTCCCTGACTTCGCTCGAAGCCGCCCGAACACCTGCCGGGCTGGTGGAGCAGGACCTTTTTAAGGATATCGAAAAAATCCTCGGGGGAAAGACCGTTTTCAGCTACAGGCGTTTTATCAGCACCCTGGAAATGCCGGTGGTCTTTGCCGGCATCCCCCTCACCACCGGGCAAGAAACCAACGGGGTCATACTGTTCCTGGCCCCGCTTACCGCCGTTGAGAAACCGCTCTCCGCCGTTAACCGGGTCCTGATCCAAAGCTCACTGGCCGTTGTTGTCGTTGCCGTTCTTGTCATCTTTTTGGTTTCAAGACGCATCACCCGCCCCATTATGGACATGAGCCGGGCGGCGGCGCGGGTTGCGGAAGGAGATTATTCCCAACAAATTCTCGTCCGGGACCGTGATGAAATCGGGCAGCTGGCACAGTCTTTCACCATTATGCAGGAACGGCTGGAGACAATGGAACGTATGAGGCGGGAGCTTATCGCCGACATCAGCCACGAGTTACGGACACCCCTTGCTTCGATCAGGGGGTTCGTGCAGGGTATTCTCGACGGTGTGGTCAGGCCGGAGGAGAAGACCCGTTACCTTTCCCTTGTTCTGAACGAGACAACGCGTTTGACAAGCCTGGTGAGCGACCTCCTGGAACTCGCCCGCGTTCAAGCCGGGGCGATACATCTTGAGTATTCCGAGGTTGATCCGGCGGCCCTGATGGCGGAAGTGGCGGATTCCTTTTCCCTGCCCTCCGCCGAAAAAGGAATCGCGCTTCAAACCACCGGCCCGCCGCGTACAATCCGGATCCCCGCCGACCGCAACCGCCTGAAACAGGTGCTCCTGAACCTGGTCAGCAATGCCGTGCGTTACACGCCCCGGGGTGGAACGATATCTCTCGTTTTGGAAGAGGGGCCGGACGGTGTGACCATCAAGGTTGCGGACACAGGTCCGGGCGTACCGGAGGAAGAACTGCCGAAAATTTTTGAAAAGTTTCACCGGTTGGATAAGTCCCGGGACAGCGCGACCGGCGGCGCCGGTCTCGGGCTGGCGATCGTCAAGCAGCTTGTGGAACTGCACGGAGGAAACATAACGGCCCGGAACCGCAAGGACGGGCCGGGCCTGGAGGTAAGCTTCAACATCCCGATTAAAATGCCTAAAACGCGGCGATAA